From Candidatus Eisenbacteria bacterium, the proteins below share one genomic window:
- a CDS encoding IS91 family transposase codes for MRERGPEVADVFRSYGVAYLEACGPTSTSQRRVLRAISVCRTAALGGHKRRCDLCGHEEISYNSCRDRHCPKCQAAARAQWLEAREKELLDLPYFHVVFTLPQSLGPLALQNKQLVYGLLFRAVSETLLTIAKDPKHLGADVGFLSVLHTWGQNLHHHPHVHCVVPGGGISPDGMQWISSRKNFFLPVRVLSRLFRKKFLGLLTAAYSTGKLSLHGTLEHLREPQNWSEWIATLTATEWVVYAKPPFGGASLVLKYLARYTHRVAISNQRLLSLEDGKVTFLWRDYAHGNCQKTMSLDAVEFIRRFLLHVLPTGFMHIRHYGFLANRGRKQKLALIRKLLAQKTDKHALASETPAHKLAGTAQEVHPDLCPACKEGRLLLVETLDPLGLAGFDPLKFNTS; via the coding sequence ATGAGGGAACGTGGGCCGGAGGTGGCTGATGTCTTCCGGAGCTACGGGGTCGCGTACCTAGAAGCTTGCGGTCCAACTTCGACGAGTCAGAGACGAGTCCTGCGAGCCATCTCGGTCTGTCGCACCGCGGCCCTGGGCGGCCACAAAAGAAGATGTGATCTCTGCGGTCATGAGGAGATCTCCTACAACTCCTGCCGTGACAGGCATTGCCCAAAATGCCAGGCCGCTGCCAGGGCGCAGTGGCTTGAGGCGAGGGAGAAAGAGCTGCTTGATCTCCCGTACTTCCACGTGGTCTTCACTCTCCCCCAGAGTCTCGGCCCACTGGCCCTACAGAATAAACAGCTCGTCTATGGCCTCCTGTTCCGTGCCGTTTCTGAGACTCTCCTCACAATAGCAAAAGATCCAAAGCATCTAGGCGCCGACGTCGGCTTCCTCAGCGTGCTCCACACCTGGGGTCAGAACCTGCACCACCATCCGCACGTCCACTGCGTCGTCCCCGGCGGCGGAATCTCGCCTGATGGCATGCAATGGATATCATCCAGAAAGAACTTCTTCCTCCCGGTGCGGGTTCTAAGCCGCCTTTTCCGCAAGAAGTTCCTTGGCCTTCTCACGGCGGCATACAGCACCGGGAAGCTCAGCCTCCATGGAACCCTCGAGCACCTCAGAGAGCCCCAGAACTGGTCAGAGTGGATTGCTACTCTAACTGCCACAGAGTGGGTCGTGTACGCCAAGCCACCCTTTGGGGGCGCCAGCCTGGTACTCAAGTACCTCGCCCGTTACACCCACAGAGTCGCAATATCAAACCAACGACTCCTGTCGCTCGAAGATGGGAAAGTTACCTTTCTGTGGAGAGATTACGCCCACGGCAATTGCCAGAAAACGATGAGCCTCGACGCCGTGGAGTTCATACGAAGGTTCCTGCTCCATGTCCTCCCCACTGGCTTCATGCACATCCGCCACTATGGCTTCCTGGCAAATCGGGGACGAAAGCAGAAGCTCGCGCTCATAAGAAAGCTCCTCGCTCAGAAAACCGACAAGCACGCCCTAGCCTCCGAGACTCCCGCACACAAGCTAGCCGGAACCGCCCAAGAGGTTCACCCGGATCTCTGCCCGGCCTGCAAGGAGGGACGACTCCTCCTTGTCGAAACCCTCGACCCACTCGGCCTCGCCGGGTTCGACCCTTTAAAGTTCAATACATCGTAG
- a CDS encoding site-specific integrase: protein MSSLRQRMIEDLRIRNYSQNTINVYTRCVASYASHFGKSPDLLGPKHIRDYQLFLVKSKRASWALFNQTVCALRFFYQVTLGRRESVEHIAYPRREKRLPVVLSVGELRAFFQAVENLKHRTILMTMYAAGLRVSEATGLCVADIDSESMLVRIRQAKGNRDRYVPLSSAPLTAFREYWSVYKPKSWLFPGRPSHQPLSTRVVQMACSRARRKARLSKPVTTHTMRHCFATHLLEAGTDLPTIQLLLGHRSLSSTATYLHVSTRALQPTQSLLEAVHTPES, encoded by the coding sequence ATGAGCTCTCTACGCCAGAGGATGATCGAAGATCTACGTATCCGCAACTACTCACAAAACACCATCAATGTCTACACCCGCTGCGTTGCAAGCTATGCCAGCCACTTTGGTAAGTCCCCGGACCTGCTTGGCCCTAAACACATCCGAGACTACCAGCTTTTTCTCGTCAAGAGCAAGCGCGCTTCCTGGGCCCTGTTCAACCAGACTGTCTGTGCTCTGCGATTCTTCTACCAGGTGACACTCGGCAGACGGGAAAGCGTGGAGCACATTGCCTATCCCAGGCGAGAGAAGAGGCTTCCTGTTGTCTTAAGCGTCGGTGAGCTCAGGGCTTTCTTCCAGGCTGTGGAGAATCTGAAGCACCGCACAATACTCATGACTATGTATGCCGCCGGCTTAAGGGTCTCGGAGGCCACAGGTCTTTGCGTCGCAGACATTGACAGCGAGAGCATGCTTGTCCGCATCCGTCAGGCAAAGGGCAACCGCGACCGCTACGTGCCGCTCTCTTCCGCGCCCCTGACCGCGTTCAGGGAATACTGGAGCGTTTACAAACCAAAGTCCTGGCTCTTCCCCGGCAGGCCATCACATCAGCCTCTCTCTACAAGGGTCGTCCAAATGGCCTGTTCCCGTGCCCGCAGGAAGGCTCGTCTCTCCAAGCCTGTCACGACACACACCATGCGTCACTGTTTTGCCACACATCTTCTCGAGGCTGGCACTGATCTGCCCACCATCCAACTATTACTCGGCCATCGCAGCCTCAGCTCGACAGCCACCTACCTCCACGTCTCGACACGGGCTCTTCAGCCAACGCAAAGCCTGCTGGAAGCGGTTCATACCCCGGAGAGCTAA
- a CDS encoding tyrosine-type recombinase/integrase has translation MKLSTVTKCFDTQLRADGKSERTRQAYLRDLDKLKCWLGTDVSVTAINPDKLARFLADGNGEPKSALTINRTKTALRVFFRFLTDAGYLAENPARLIRSTPTDRRVPSYLSIDEARRLLDAIADSNSALAKRDHAMFSLLLGTGMRLGSLVGLNTGDVNLAEQTITINTKGGREETVFLNARLCKLLARYIKAVSATDGTPLFRSRNGGKLGPRQVQLRLKHWLGFAGITKPLSVHSLRRTFAARLYSKTGDLHLVQRALGHRHITTTEIYVMVEDKVLRKALANM, from the coding sequence ATGAAGCTTTCCACAGTCACGAAGTGCTTTGACACGCAGCTCCGCGCCGATGGCAAGAGTGAACGCACAAGGCAAGCGTACCTCAGGGATCTGGACAAGCTGAAGTGCTGGCTCGGCACGGATGTGTCGGTCACGGCCATCAATCCAGACAAGCTTGCCCGGTTTCTTGCTGATGGGAACGGCGAGCCTAAGTCTGCACTGACTATCAATCGGACCAAGACTGCCTTGCGAGTGTTCTTCCGCTTCCTCACCGACGCAGGCTACCTGGCCGAAAACCCGGCAAGGCTGATTCGCTCGACGCCGACTGACAGGAGAGTACCGAGCTACTTGTCTATCGACGAAGCGAGGAGATTGCTCGATGCAATTGCCGACTCGAACAGCGCCCTTGCCAAAAGAGACCACGCGATGTTCTCGCTCCTGCTTGGGACCGGCATGAGGCTCGGCTCGCTGGTCGGTCTGAACACGGGCGACGTCAATCTTGCCGAGCAAACCATCACTATCAACACCAAAGGTGGACGAGAGGAGACTGTATTCCTCAACGCACGGCTTTGCAAGTTGCTGGCTCGCTACATCAAGGCCGTGAGTGCCACAGATGGAACACCGCTCTTCCGTTCCCGCAACGGCGGCAAGCTTGGCCCGCGCCAGGTCCAGCTGAGGCTTAAGCACTGGCTGGGGTTCGCTGGCATTACAAAACCACTTTCGGTTCACTCGCTGCGTCGCACCTTTGCCGCAAGACTTTACTCCAAGACAGGCGACCTGCATTTGGTACAGCGTGCGCTCGGACACAGACACATCACAACCACCGAGATCTACGTCATGGTCGAGGACAAGGTACTCAGGAAGGCGCTTGCAAACATGTGA